A genome region from Fusarium musae strain F31 chromosome 5, whole genome shotgun sequence includes the following:
- a CDS encoding hypothetical protein (EggNog:ENOG41): MYQIWLPLDNWNFRYLAIGGGAWAAGLGQFDLALPASQGYAVSSTNAGISGNPIDPSDWALKPDGTVNYGLLQNFASRSVHDMALIGKSVAASFYKVPATKAYFNGCSTGGRQGLAAAQHYPSDFDGILAGAPAIYWSEYVMAELWPQVVMKDANYYPSTCELDAFVSAAVESCDGKDVVVDGVVTEPFTCEYDPFALFDQRIEGASLTALAATKTVNGTITGAPFFVADTWVRNFVKADPSFDTSELSISDFEKLFSESRAKFGHIMDSSDPNLHRFRTAGGKMIIWHGLSDQLIYPQDSIRYLTEVEKKFKSKGKSEDMDNFLRLFLAPGVDHCGFGQNPGAVPTDPFGALLAWVEDEKPPHTVEAHTKPDALTQFSRKICLYPEMAKYKGRGNTSFSKNYICATPWRH; this comes from the exons ATGTACCAG ATTTGGCTGCCTCTTGACAACTGGAACTTCCGTTATCTCGCTATTGGGGGCGGTGCTTGGGCAGCTGGGCTGGGTCAATTTGATCTTGCCCTCcctgcttctcaaggctaCGCTGTCTCTTCCACCAATGCTGGTATCAGTGGGAATCCAATCGATCCGTCAGACTGGGCCTTGAAGCCTGATGGCACTGTCAATTATGGCCTTCTCCAAAACTTTGCTTCACGATCTGTCCATGACATGGCACTTATTGGCAAGTCAGTTGCAGCGTCTTTCTACAAGGTCCCGGCGACGAAGGCATACTTCAATGGCTGCTCTACTGGGGGCCGTCAAGGCTTGGCGGCAGCACAGCATTATCCAAGCGATTTTGATGGGATTCTGGCTGGAGCTCCCGCCATCTACTGGTCGGAGTATGTCATGGCAGAACTTTGGCCTCAAGTTGTCATGAAAGACGCGAACTATTATCCATCGACTTGCGAGTTGGATGCTTTTGTATCAGCAGCCGTGGAATCTTGCGACGGAAAGGATGTAGTAGTGGATGGCGTGGTTACAGAGCCGTTTACGTGCGAGTACGACCCCTTCGCCCTTTTCGACCAGAGGATTGA AGGTGCATCGCTTACCGCTTTGGCTGCTACTAAGACAGTGAATGGCACAATCACTGGTGCGCCATTCTTTGTAGCTGATACATGGGTTCGCAACTTCGTCAAGGCGGACCCAAGCTTTGACACATCGGAACTCAGTATCTCTGACTTCGAAAAACTGTTTTCAGAGTCCCGAGCTAAGTTTGGTCATATCATGGATTCATCAGATCCCAATCTCCATCGATTCAGGACAGCGGGCGGAAAAATGATTATTTGGCATGGCCTGAGCGATCAGTTGATTTATCCTCAGGATAGCATCCGATACCTGAcagaggttgagaagaagttCAAGTCCAAGGGAAAAAGTGAGGATATGGATAACTTTCTTCGCCTCTTTCTTGCTCCCGGAGTTGATCATTGTGGGTTCGGCCAAAACCCTGGTGCTGTACCAACAGACCCCTTTGGGGCCCTGCTAGCCTGGGTGGAAGACGAGAAACCTCCTCATACAGTGGAAGCACATACGAAGCCAGACGCATTGACCCAGTTCTCAAGAAAGATATGTCTTTATCCTGAAATGGCAAAATACAAGGGTAGGGGAAACACgagcttctccaagaacTATATTTGCGCCACTCCTTGGAGGCATTGA
- a CDS encoding hypothetical protein (EggNog:ENOG41), translated as MSVNTNLVKAAVVQAEPVWFDLAGTVTKTCDLIKDAASRGARIIAFPELWVPGYPAWIWARSMDLEMVVRYTENSLGLDSSEMQDIKSSAAENNIVVCLGFSERSGNSLYIAQCITNSDGEVVMARRKLKPFHIERTIFGDGHGPSLDNVALTSVGRVGQLSCGEHFNPLTNFNTFSQREQIHCAAWPCVPVHSGGPEPYSMSDEAAISRVYSIQAQCFTLHSTTVISQPSIEMIGTSQAPVFNVPGGGNARIFAPDGRQLAGQLLAIEEGMVVADLDLDQVTMHKALLDTCGHNVRPELLWLGRDNQAKSAVRTERHLS; from the exons ATGTCTGTCAACACAAATCTTGTCAAAGCAGCTGTTGTTCAAGCTGAACCAGTCTGGTTTGACTTGGCTGGTACTGTCACAAAAACATGCGATTTGATAAAAGACGCTGCTTCAAGAGGAGCGCGCATCATTGCCTTCCCTGAGCTCTGGGTACCGGGATATCCTGCATGGATATG GGCCCGCTCAATGGATCTTGAGATGGTCGTGAGATACACCGAGAACTCATTAGGTCTTGATTCAAGTGAAATGCAAGACATCAAGTCTTCTGCAGCAGAAAACAATATCGTCGTTTGTCTCGGGTTCTCTGAGCGAAGCGGAAACTCTCTGTACATTGCACAATGCATAACCAACAGCGATGGTGAAGTCGTGATGGCAAGACGAAAACTCAAACCTTTTCATATCGAGAGGACTATCTTTGGTGATGGGCATGGCCCCTCGCTTGACAATGTTGCTCTGACTTCTGTTGGCAGAGTTGGGCAATTGTCCTGTGGA GAACATTTCAATCCCCTGACCAACTTCAATACTTTCTCCCAACGAGAGCAGATTCATTGTGCGGCATGGCCCTGTGTACCAGTTCACTCCGGTGGACCCGAACCATACTCCATGTCTGATGAAG CAGCGATCTCTCGTGTCTACTCTATCCAAGCTCAGTGTTTTACACTGCACTCGACAACGGTAATATCACAGCCATCCATTGAGATGATCGGCACCAGTCAAGCTCCAGTGTTTAATGTCCCTGGTGGGGGAAATGCGAGGATATTTGCACCGGATGGGCGACAACTGGCAGGCCAGCTACTCGCAATAGAAGAAGGCATGGTAGTAGCAGACTTGGATTTGGATCAGGTAACTATGCATAAAGCACTCCTTGATACTTGTGGGCATAATGTGAGACCGGAGCTATTATGGCTGGGTCGGGATAATCAGGCAAAGTCTGCGGTTCGAACGGAGAGACACCTTTCATAG
- a CDS encoding hypothetical protein (EggNog:ENOG41~MEROPS:MER0014065) — protein MIIYLFLILATSITQTLTLKLPDHPLGKEYSAKHQNRRTEHVSRLEPLSHVNTTRLQVAYYEDGSSDSQAVLLLHGWPYDIHSYTEVAPALVKQGYRVIVPYLRGNRPTTFLHIDTFRSGQQAALGYDIIELLDALNIKKAIFAGYDWGGRGACVAAALWPERCAGLVSVNSYLIQDLSKAWVPLDAKIEAGFWYLYYFLTPGGQAALAEHPKEIARAVWDKNSPEWNFTEADLDRAAETFINPDYISIVTHVYKHRLLYAPGDPDYSHIEKELLQQPVISVPTVTLDGLADGNFPPTNGSSSAKYFSGLRVHHQVPGAGHNLPQEKPGAFVNAVLEVASLR, from the coding sequence ATGATCATTTATCTCTTCCTGATTCTAGCTACTTCCATAACCCAAACTCTTACCTTGAAGCTACCTGACCATCCACTTGGTAAGGAGTACTCCGCCAAACACCAAAACCGTCGCACTGAGCATGTATCCCGACTTGAGCCACTGTCACATGTAAACACGACCAGACTTCAAGTGGCATACTATGAAGACGGTTCCTCAGATTCACAGGccgttcttctccttcacggGTGGCCCTATGATATTCACAGCTACACGGAAGTCGCGCCAGCTCTTGTGAAACAAGGATACCGTGTTATTGTTCCATATCTGCGCGGTAATAGACCTACCACCTTTCTACACATAGATACCTTCCGCTCCGGCCAGCAAGCAGCTCTAGGCTACGATATCATCGAATTACTTGATGCTCTAAacataaaaaaagctatctTTGCTGGTTACGACTGGGGTGGACGCGGTGCGTGCGTGGCAGCAGCTCTGTGGCCCGAACGATGTGCTGGCCTAGTATCAGTCAACAGCTACTTGATCCAAGACCTGTCAAAAGCCTGGGTTCCACTCGATGCCAAGATTGAAGCGGGCTTTTGGTACTTGTACTATTTTCTAACTCCCGGTGGACAAGCGGCTTTGGCAGAACACCCGAAAGAAATAGCTAGGGCTGTTTGGGACAAGAACTCTCCTGAATGGAACTTCACAGAAGCAGATCTGGATCGTGCTGCTGAGACCTTTATCAATCCAGACTATATCAGCATTGTTACTCATGTTTACAAACATCGCCTGTTGTATGCTCCGGGCGATCCCGATTACAGTCATATTGAGAAggagcttcttcaacagcccGTTATTTCAGTCCCAACTGTAACATTGGATGGACTTGCAGACGGCAACTTTCCGCCGACGAATGGGTCTTCTTCAGCGAAGTACTTTAGTGGTCTACGTGTACACCATCAGGTTCCTGGTGCGGGGCATAATCTTCCGCAGGAGAAGCCTGGTGCTTTTGTCAATGCAGTGCTTGAAGTTGCGTCGCTGAGATAG
- a CDS encoding hypothetical protein (EggNog:ENOG41), which produces MAHDFGYTPCTLFWNKAIPREAMSDDCVKFSVLSVGALMQSLYRLGPRPYTGLKPSSDLSRASSDPTYRIALHYHSKSISALQARIQSNFATVSRRNTLINMFILFLFELLHGNTATADRMLTSSVELLRQQKDQLAEEVNEGFEPQPEPIYTAISNDEGLDQAERILPRLQVFFSLNSCFFPLQRDCWSRFSTQAIPCTVPSAKADFNQFAAMWNSFITRAVIFVVKTLQDRSYCDTFHRAYLMARRDMLLEQLRKWETVIIERLEVETDMVAKNTTRIFHVGQKVVYILLNCCLDPMETEYDKYDNIFADIMEMMHAVEHTSGPSTRVETVLDIYVLPVLNFVSQKCRNKAIRLDSLNLFEKMTSTMGGWETRASLLARRRLMAIEEDGRDEQGIIPAGSRYIWTDTTWDKDQTYLIAYFHEAGYRTLCNKVVEDNVYLEEQE; this is translated from the coding sequence ATGGCTCATGACTTTGGTTACACCCCTTGTACCCTTTTCTGGAACAAAGCCATACCGCGGGAAGCCATGAGCGATGACTGTGTCAAGTTTTCTGTCTTGAGTGTCGGTGCGCTCATGCAATCTCTGTACCGTCTTGGTCCAAGGCCATATACTGGCTTGAAGCCTTCCTCGGACCTCTCTAGGGCATCCAGCGACCCAACGTATCGCATCGCTCTGCATTACCACTCAAAATCGATATCTGCCTTACAAGCCCGGATCCAGTCAAATTTTGCCACTGTCTCTCGGCGGAATACACTTATCAACATGTTCATCCTGTTTCTCTTCGAGCTACTGCACGGGAACACCGCGACAGCTGATCGTATGCTCACCAGCAGCGTAGAGCTATTACGACAGCAGAAAGATCAATTGGCAGAAGAAGTCAATGAAGGGTTCGAGCCGCAGCCAGAACCTATCTACACCGCAATCTCCAACGATGAGGGATTGGACCAAGCTGAGCGGATTCTTCCCCGTTTGCAAGTCTTCTTTAGTCTGAACTCCTGCTTCTTTCCTTTGCAGCGAGACTGCTGGTCGCGTTTTTCTACCCAAGCAATACCTTGTACGGTACCTTCAGCAAAAGCAGACTTTAACCAATTTGCCGCTATGTGGAATAGTTTCATCACTCGCGCTGTAATATTTGTCGTTAAGACCTTGCAAGATCGCTCGTACTGTGATACATTCCACAGAGCGTATTTGATGGCAAGACGAGATATGCTCCTGGAACAGCTTCGCAAATGGGAAACTGTCATCATCGAAAGACTGGAAGTTGAAACAGACATGGTTGCTAAAAATACAACTAGGATATTTCACGTTGGACAAAAAGTTGTCTACATCCTCCTGAACTGTTGTCTTGACCCTATGGAGACAGAGTACGACAAATACGATAACATCTTTGCTGATATCATGGAGATGATGCACGCTGTCGAGCATACTTCGGGTCCATCGACGCGAGTCGAGACTGTCTTGGACATCTACGTTCTGCCTGTCCTCAACTTTGTATCGCAAAAGTGTAGGAACAAGGCTATCAGATTGGACTCTCTGAACCTGTTCGAAAAGATGACATCTACCATGGGCGGCTGGGAGACCAGAGCCAGTTTGTTAGCGCGCAGACGTCTTATGGCgattgaggaggatggtCGCGATGAACAGGGTATTATCCCTGCAGGCTCTAGATACATCTGGACTGATACAACTTGGGACAAGGACCAGACTTATCTAATTGCCTACTTTCACGAGGCTGGGTACAGAACTCTTTGTAACAAGGTGGTCGAGGACAATGTTTATTTAGAGGAGCAGGAATAA
- a CDS encoding hypothetical protein (EggNog:ENOG41): protein MAGGVVKKPVNIFKLGDVGEPKGVFNWRLWFAVFAFGLMGAARGIDEGLISGAFKSKDFKEYIHFEDYSTVEQANIKANVSAMVQIGCVGGALIAFLICDRIGRIWATRQLCVVWIVGIVIFMANGGSLGAVYAGRFIAGLGVGQTAVVGPVYLAEIAPTAVRGLCTCVFSGFVYLGIVLAYFANYGCSLHMGDNTHARWLVPTSLHIMFAGLILILSFFVDESPRFLIKKGQTEKATAVMARLRQQDPESDYITREITAIQLAHEHELESVNNSFLGTCKELFLNSSNLYRLYLASMVQVLAQWSGAGSITLYAPDLFAILGIKGSETGLLVTALFGIVKLISAITCALFLVDVIGRKRALIGGIALQALAMIYVGSFLTAVPEPHSSSPAARGAMAMIYVSGIGWALGWNTMSYILTAELFPLRVRAFGTSFAMTLHFLCQYGSSRATPNMLLPTSEGGINPNGTFWTYAAILVVGGIWVVVSVPETAGRSLESMDRLFDLPWYKIGLFGNRDAEQQDAVYNEKESVAMNTHGQVVYVENKSKEVV, encoded by the exons ATGGCTGGAGGCGTTGTCAAGAAGCccgtcaacatcttcaagctgggCGATGTCGGTGAGCCTAAGGGCGTCTTTAACTGGCGACTATGGTTTGCTGTCTTTGCTTTCGGCCTCATGGGTGCGGCGCGTGGTATTGACGAGGGTCTCATCTCGGGTGCTTTCAAGTCAAAGGACTTTAAGGAATACATCCACTTTGAGGATTACTCTACTGTTGAACAGGCCAACATCAAGGCTAATGTTTCGGCCATGGTTCAGATTGGTTGTGTTGGAGGTGCATTGAT CGCATTCCTCATTTGCGATAGAATCGGACGTATTTGGGCCACTCGACAGCTCTGCGTTGTTTGGATCGTCGgaatcgtcatcttcatggcCAACGGCGGCAGTCTCGGCGCCGTCTACGCCGGTCGTTTCATCGCAGGTCTCGGAGTTGGTCAAACAGCCGTTGTCGGCCCCGTTTATCTCGCCGAAATCGCCCCAACAGCTGTTCGTGGTCTCTGCACTTGCGTCTTCTCCGGTTTCGTCTACCTTGGTATCGTCTTGGCCTACTTCGCCAACTACGGCTGCTCTCTGCACATGGGTGACAACACTCACGCCCGCTGGCTCGTTCCTACCAGCCTTCACATCATGTTTGCAGGCTTGATTCTGATTCTTAGCTTCTTCGTTGACGAATCTCCTCGTttcctcatcaagaaggGTCAGACTGAGAAGGCTACTGCTGTTATGGCCCGCCTCCGACAGCAAGATCCCGAGTCCGATTACATTACCCGCGAAATCACCGCAATTCAGCTGGCCCACGAGCACGAGCTTGAGAGTGTCAACAACTCATTCCTCGGTACATGCAAGGAGCTgttcctcaacagcagcaacctttACCGTCTATATCTCGCCAGCATGGTCCAGGTTCTCGCTCAGTGGTCCGGTGCTGGCTCTATCACTCTCTACGCCCCCGATCTCTTCGCCATTCTCGGTATCAAGGGTTCTGAGACTGGCCTGCTTGTTACAGCCCTCTTCGGCATTGTTAAGCTAATCTCGGCCATTACTTGCGCTCTGTTCCTCGTCGATGTCATCGGCCGAAAGCGTGCTCTCATTGGAGGCATTGCCCTGCAAGCTCTTGCTATGATCTACGTTGGCTCATTCCTTACTGCCGTCCCAGAGCCTCATAGCTCTTCCCCTGCTGCTCGTGGTGCTATGGCCATGATCTACGTTTCTGGCATCGGCTGGGCTCTTGGTTGGAACACCATGTCCTACATTCTCACTGCCGAGTTGTTCCCCCTCCGTGTCCGAGCTTTCGGTACTTCCTTCGCCATGACCCTGCATTTCCTCTGCCAATACGGTAGCAGCCGAGCCACTCCCAACATGCTTTTGCCAACATCCGAGGGTGGAATCAACCCCAATGGCACCTTCTGGACCTACGCTGCTATCCTGGTTGTGGGTGGTATTTGGGTTGTTGTTTCAGTCCCAGAGACTGCTGGCCGTTCCCTTGAGAGCATGGACAGACTCTTTGACCTTCCTTGGTACAAGATTGGTCTGTTCGGCAACCGTGATGCTGAGCAGCAGGATGCTGTGTACAACGAGAAGGAGAGCGTTGCTATGAACACTCACGGACAGGTTGTTTATGTTGAGAACAAGTCCAAAGAGGTTGTATAA
- a CDS encoding hypothetical protein (EggNog:ENOG41): protein MSSTQKPTILLVHGAWHGSWIWKYQIPELESLGYVTQNLDLPSVSGVPGKTQFDDAAHVRSVLEPLLAEGKQVVVLAHSYGGPIGSGAITGLSVADRARDNLPGGVLGLIILCGYIFPGGMDQGAVIRSLGGLPYVNWDTPSPGLFVAKDPDSLFYRPDVSNEQAKWALSQLQPQSMAANMGVVPPQAWPTESYKGRLAYIKATEDAVIPFSDQESMIASSGGSEAWKTRVLEGSGHSPQISRPQEVAQAVDSLIQDFPNHK from the coding sequence ATGTCGTCCACCCAAAAGCCAACCATCCTTCTCGTCCACGGTGCCTGGCATGGTTCCTGGATCTGGAAGTACCAGATCCCTGAGCTAGAGTCCCTCGGATATGTCACTCAGAACCTGGATCTGCCTTCAGTATCTGGTGTACCAGGCAAGACCCAATTCGACGATGCAGCGCACGTGCGAAGTGTCCTGGAACCACTCTTAGCCGAAGGCAAACAAGTCGTCGTGTTAGCGCATTCATATGGCGGACCAATTGGTAGCGGAGCTATCACCGGACTGTCTGTTGCCGATCGAGCCAGAGACAACCTACCAGGTGGAGTTTTAGGGCTCATCATTCTCTGCGGGTACATATTCCCGGGAGGCATGGATCAAGGCGCTGTTATTCGCAGCTTAGGCGGTCTTCCATATGTCAATTGGGATACCCCTTCTCCCGGACTCTTTGTCGCCAAAGACCCTGATAGTCTCTTCTATCGACCCGATGTTTCAAACGAGCAGGCAAAATGGGCACTGTCACAGTTGCAGCCGCAGAGCATGGCTGCGAATATGGGCGTCGTCCCTCCTCAAGCATGGCCAACAGAGTCATATAAAGGTCGTCTGGCGTATATCAAAGCAACAGAGGATGCCGTCATTCCCTTTTCCGACCAGGAGAGCATGATTGCTTCCAGCGGAGGGAGTGAAGCTTGGAAGACTCGTGTGCTGGAGGGATCTGGCCATAGTCCTCAGATTTCTCGACCTCAGGAGGTCGCCCAGGCAGTCGACAGTCTCATCCAAGACTTTCCAAACCACAAGTAA